The Pecten maximus chromosome 12, xPecMax1.1, whole genome shotgun sequence genome includes a region encoding these proteins:
- the LOC117339905 gene encoding uncharacterized protein LOC117339905, which yields MNHEEIIMHIDFSENYNCKYSSEIQSMHFGASQRQISLHTGVAYVAEKTFSFCTASDCLKHGLAAIWAHLHPVISNLKEESGAKRIHFISDGPTTQYRNKHNMYFFSQKIYQYGFEGGTWNFLEAAHGKGAADGVGAAVKRLADRSVLVTGKDIMSASDIKGLASETKVSLYTISEEDISNIEADIPSNIKPIPKTMQIHQLVTKTRGNVLHRVLSCFCGGEFLECVCFTPSTTVFNIEEAVRGRDSAPGPVGDSVPGPVGESVPGPVGDSAPGPVGDSAPGPVGDSVPGPVGESVPGPVGESVPGPVGDSVPGPVGDYVPGTVADSEPGPVGDYVPGPIDDQTVQEISAAPGPLSVGVHASDQTSDHLPSAKLVKVDVVDESLISRHCVVSYDNIPFSGKIVDVDDDEEVEVSVMHKIGRNRYFWPAREDRLWYPKEMIVTLLPDAPGQVTKRHSEIDPHIWALIEIDMDLV from the exons ATGAACCATGAGGAAATAATAATGCACATAGACTTCAGTGAAAACTATAACTGCAAATATTCGTCTGAAATCCAGAGCATGCACTTCGGTGCCTCTCAGCGCCAAATATCACTACATACAGGGGTCGCATACGTAGCTGAAAAAACGTTTTCATTTTGTACAGCTTCAGATTGTCTGAAACATGGTCTTGCAGCTATATGGGCCCATTTACACCCAGTGATATCAAACTTGAAGGAAGAATCTGGTGCAAAGAGAATACATTTCATAAGTGACGGGCCAACAACTCAGTATAGAAACAAACACAACATGTATTTCTTTTCTCAGAAGATCTACCAGTATGGATTCGAGGGAGGAACTTGGAATTTCCTAGAAGCTGCGCACGGAAAGGGGGCTGCCGATGGTGTAGGTGCCGCTGTGAAGAGGCTTGCAGACAGATCTGTTCTGGTAACTGGCAAGGACATCATGAGTGCCTCAGATATCAAAGGACTGGCGTCAGAAACCAAAGTGTCCCTGTACACAATCTCTGAAGAGGATATCAGCAATATAGAGGCCGACATTCCCTCCAACATCAAGCCTATTCCAAAAACAATGCAGATACACCAG TTGGTGACCAAGACTCGTGGTAATGTCCTTCATCGAGTACTATCATGCTTCTGTGGGGGAGAGTTTTTGGAATGTGTCTGCTTTACACCAAGTACCACAGTATTCAACATAGAG GAAGCAGTCCGTGGGAGGGATTCTGCACCAGGCCCAGTTGGTGATTCTGTACCAGGTCCCGTTGGTGAATCTGTACCAGGCCCAGTTGGTGATTCTGCACCAGGCCCAGTTGGTGATTCTGCACCAGGCCCAGTTGGTGATTCTGTACCAGGCCCAGTTGGTGAATCTGTACCAGGTCCCGTGGGTGAATCTGTACCAGGTCCCGTTGGTGATTCTGTACCAGGCCCAGTTGGTGATTATGTACCAGGTACCGTTGCTGATTCTGAACCAGGTCCCGTTGGTGATTATGTACCAGGCCCAATTGACGATCAAACAGTTCAG GAAATATCTGCCGCTCCAGGACCTTTATCTGTCGGCGTCCATGCATCAGACCAAACCAGCGACCATCTGCCCTCTGCTAAACTTGTAAAAGTTGATGTTGTAGACGAGTCTCTTATATCCCGACACTGCGTGGTGTCTTATGATAACATTCCCTTTTCTGGTAAGATAGTCGATGTGGATGATGATGAGGAAGTAGAGGTGAGTGTGATGCACAAGATTGGAAGGAACCGGTATTTCTGGCCCGCAAGGGAAGACCGACTATGGTACCCCAAAGAGATGATCGTTACTCTGTTGCCTGATGCTCCGGGACAGGTCACGAAACGGCATTCCGAAATAGACCCACACATTTGGGCTCTCATTGAAATAGATATGGATCTGGTCTGA